A genomic region of Platichthys flesus chromosome 4, fPlaFle2.1, whole genome shotgun sequence contains the following coding sequences:
- the zgc:113279 gene encoding NF-kappa-B inhibitor zeta isoform X1, whose protein sequence is MRGKYKRRDRSDSGDETADVAPGLSPLPGETAAGLAEPDTLFPGFTLQDDRWRKQGVRRSTCDSEKVYLGVRVKCPVRDLLRKKRLAQGWEPQNVQEAFSKTVKGDKKRVKTRTGHQTTKKICLTKSLEELAIIVEVLEEDLRAINTHHSLSHTLSPNPLLSPAQSPAGYNSDESDESFPSPQSYMYPLGEVEYYQDPSPLGFLHTSLQPPSIAGVKRDSGGREEWLDPQNHNWNMNSSAFFWAQLQKEESQMRDISDETLLTTDKHGKTSLHKVSCVGKRALGYTIAKRMSILNSLDLKDSDGMTALLHAANHNHHLMVADLICLGANVNETNNSGKSCLHLSAEKGYIRVLEVLKHSMMNGVYVDIEATDNCGMSVLQCASVALKATVREQESSRSPSHTRLHTLRQEQMMETLECLLHMDSYLHTMVHHPMRAKVWPFFMFVTKGLKGN, encoded by the exons ATGAgaggaaaatacaaaagaaGGGACAGGAGCGACAGCGGTGACGAGACGGCTGACGTAGCCCCGGGGCTCTCTCCTCTTCCCGGGGAAACCGCGGCGGGCTTGGCCGAGCCGGACACGCTTTTCCCGGGCTTCACCCTCCAGGATGACCGCTGGAGGAAACAGG GTGTAAGACGTTCCACGTGTGACAGTGAGAAGGTCTACCTCGGAGTTCGTGTCAAGTGCCCAGTGAGGGATCTTCTGAGGAAAAAGCGTCTAGCCCAAGGCTGGGAACCTCAAAATGTTCAG GAGGCGTTCAGCAAAACAGTCAAAG GAGACAAGAAACGTGTCAAAACTCGCACAGGACACCAGACCACCAAG AAAATATGTCTCACAAAAAGCCTGGAGGAGCTGGCAATCATTGTGGAGGTGCTGGAAGAGGATCTTAGGGCCATCAACACCCACCACTCCCTTTCCCACACTCTGTCCCCTAACCCTCTGCTGTCCCCTGCGCAGTCTCCAGCTG GGTACAACAGTGACGAGTCTGATGAAAGCTTCCCAAGCCCACAGTCCTACATGTACCCACTGGGCGAAGTGGAGTACTACCAGGACCCGTCGCCTCTCGGCTTCCTGCACACCAGCCTTCAGCCTCCCAGCATTGCAGGTGTGAAAAGAGACagtggaggaagggaggagtgGCTTGATCCCCAGAACCACAACTGGAACATGAACAGCTCTGCGTTCTTCTGGGCCCAGCTGCAGAAAGAAGAGAGCCAGATGAGGGACATCTCTGATGAAACACTACTGACCACCGATAAACATGGCAAAAC GTCTCTCCATAAAGTATCATGTGTCGGAAAGAGGGCACTGGGTTACACCATCGCTAAAAGGATGTCTATACTCAACAGCCTGGACCTTAAAGACTCTGATGGAATG ACCGCGCTGCTGCATGCTGCAAATCACAACCATCACCTCATGGTGGCAGATTTGATCTGTTTGGGGGCAAACGTCAATGAGACCAACAACTCAGGAAAGTCCTGCCTCCACCTGAGCGCTGAGAAAGGCTACATCCGAGTCCTGGAG GTTCTTAAACACTCAATGATGAATGGTGTGTATGTTGACATCGAAGCCACTGATAACTGCG GAATGAGCGTCCTTCAGTGTGCCTCAGTGGCTCTGAAGGCCACAGTACGTGAGCAGGAGAGCAGTAGATCTCCAAGTCACACCAGACTCCACACGCTCCGCCAAGAGCAGATGATGGAGACCCTGGAGTGTCTGCTGCACATGGACAGCTACCTTCACACCATGGTGCATCACCCTATGAGAGCTAAGGTTTGGccttttttcatgtttgtaacAAAGGGATTGAAGGGAAACTAG
- the zgc:113279 gene encoding NF-kappa-B inhibitor zeta isoform X2: protein MRGKYKRRDRSDSGDETADVAPGLSPLPGETAAGLAEPDTLFPGFTLQDDRWRKQGVRRSTCDSEKVYLGVRVKCPVRDLLRKKRLAQGWEPQNVQEAFSKTVKGDKKRVKTRTGHQTTKKICLTKSLEELAIIVEVLEEDLRAINTHHSLSHTLSPNPLLSPAQSPAGYNSDESDESFPSPQSYMYPLGEVEYYQDPSPLGFLHTSLQPPSIAGVKRDSGGREEWLDPQNHNWNMNSSAFFWAQLQKEESQMRDISDETLLTTDKHGKTSLHKVSCVGKRALGYTIAKRMSILNSLDLKDSDGMTALLHAANHNHHLMVADLICLGANVNETNNSGKSCLHLSAEKGYIRVLEVLKHSMMNGVYVDIEATDNCGMSVLQCASVALKATVREQESSRSPSHTRLHTLRQEQMMETLECLLHMDSYLHTMVHHPMRAKGRWSLQPRIG, encoded by the exons ATGAgaggaaaatacaaaagaaGGGACAGGAGCGACAGCGGTGACGAGACGGCTGACGTAGCCCCGGGGCTCTCTCCTCTTCCCGGGGAAACCGCGGCGGGCTTGGCCGAGCCGGACACGCTTTTCCCGGGCTTCACCCTCCAGGATGACCGCTGGAGGAAACAGG GTGTAAGACGTTCCACGTGTGACAGTGAGAAGGTCTACCTCGGAGTTCGTGTCAAGTGCCCAGTGAGGGATCTTCTGAGGAAAAAGCGTCTAGCCCAAGGCTGGGAACCTCAAAATGTTCAG GAGGCGTTCAGCAAAACAGTCAAAG GAGACAAGAAACGTGTCAAAACTCGCACAGGACACCAGACCACCAAG AAAATATGTCTCACAAAAAGCCTGGAGGAGCTGGCAATCATTGTGGAGGTGCTGGAAGAGGATCTTAGGGCCATCAACACCCACCACTCCCTTTCCCACACTCTGTCCCCTAACCCTCTGCTGTCCCCTGCGCAGTCTCCAGCTG GGTACAACAGTGACGAGTCTGATGAAAGCTTCCCAAGCCCACAGTCCTACATGTACCCACTGGGCGAAGTGGAGTACTACCAGGACCCGTCGCCTCTCGGCTTCCTGCACACCAGCCTTCAGCCTCCCAGCATTGCAGGTGTGAAAAGAGACagtggaggaagggaggagtgGCTTGATCCCCAGAACCACAACTGGAACATGAACAGCTCTGCGTTCTTCTGGGCCCAGCTGCAGAAAGAAGAGAGCCAGATGAGGGACATCTCTGATGAAACACTACTGACCACCGATAAACATGGCAAAAC GTCTCTCCATAAAGTATCATGTGTCGGAAAGAGGGCACTGGGTTACACCATCGCTAAAAGGATGTCTATACTCAACAGCCTGGACCTTAAAGACTCTGATGGAATG ACCGCGCTGCTGCATGCTGCAAATCACAACCATCACCTCATGGTGGCAGATTTGATCTGTTTGGGGGCAAACGTCAATGAGACCAACAACTCAGGAAAGTCCTGCCTCCACCTGAGCGCTGAGAAAGGCTACATCCGAGTCCTGGAG GTTCTTAAACACTCAATGATGAATGGTGTGTATGTTGACATCGAAGCCACTGATAACTGCG GAATGAGCGTCCTTCAGTGTGCCTCAGTGGCTCTGAAGGCCACAGTACGTGAGCAGGAGAGCAGTAGATCTCCAAGTCACACCAGACTCCACACGCTCCGCCAAGAGCAGATGATGGAGACCCTGGAGTGTCTGCTGCACATGGACAGCTACCTTCACACCATGGTGCATCACCCTATGAGAGCTAAG ggACGCTGGAGCCTACAACCTAGAATTGGTTGA
- the atf5b gene encoding uncharacterized protein atf5b, giving the protein MAASILRKKIPPISTGGLGATLLQQASHSQSRTRTGAEPVERQHLIGDGHSDWMTEKVDLSSFVSTSESSPSSSLPPSPLQQDVKVPSDLEVMTSLLQEELAQLEDYFRSESTSTTSKLEKSSKCDKGAQAMGSQSYYQLPYGSYGSSQSEASPVVVTLATGELDLASFCGGPIGRTKIARPAPYNYHHRYHHHNNGRRIISEAVKVGEEVGLDTWGSRGGYSGSTDLSVNHYSTLKTVSKSSLGSVKKVRECPLSLKEEESYCFSEGMFCSEEIARGFCLGGSYESHHKRDGQLMHNVKVNVSYDSSGLDVLHCSKDGGLSGSIPQETMVAGDGYFHQSMANAEPYHSFIGDLDQPSQAQAVEPQHGHYLYPECLADQSYECLSRGEEEESLMGAPIIHRPTQRLKDEHCSLKPSLVMGSPSVEGHTGERKQKKRDQNKTAAHRYRLRKRAELDCLEEELHGLEGQNRELRDKAESVEREIQYVKDLLIEVYKARSQRLKQDGSA; this is encoded by the exons ATGGCGGCATCGATCCTTCGCAAGAAAATTCCTCCCATTTCCACAGGCGGGCTCGGCGCAACCCTTCTCCAACAGGCTAGCCACAGCCAATCACGGACCAGGacaggggcggagcctgtggAGAGGCAGCACTTAATTG GTGATGGTCACTCAGATTGGATGACGGAAAAAGTTGATTTGTCTTCATTTGTGTCGACGAGCGAGTCTTCTCCGAGCTCTTCCCTTCCACCCTCGCCATTACAACAAGATGTCAAGGTGCCCTCGGATCTGGAGGTCatgacctctctgctgcaggaggagctggctcAGCTGGAGGACTACTTCCGCTCCGAGTCCACATCCACAACAAGCAAGTTGGAGAAATCTTCAAAATGTGACAAGGGTGCTCAAGCCATGGGCTCCCAGTCTTATTATCAGTTACCCTATGGGTCCTATGGGTCCAGTCAATCAGAAGCCAGCCCCGTGGTTGTCACCTTGGCAACAGGGGAACTGGACCTGGCAAGCTTCTGCGGCGGTCCCATCGGCAGAACCAAAATTGCTCGACCCGCTCCGTACAACTACCATCACCGCtaccaccaccacaacaacgGGCGGAGAATCATCAGCGAGGCTGTGAAAGTCGGGGAGGAAGTTGGACTTGATACGTGGGGCTCCAGGGGAGGGTACTCAGGAAGCACAGACTTGTCTGTGAACCACTACTCCACACTGAAGACGGTGAGCAAGAGCAGCCTGGGCAGCGTCAAGAAGGTGAGAGAATGTCCGTTATCgttgaaggaagaggagagttaTTGTTTCTCAGAAGGAATGTTTTGCAGCGAAGAGATTGCTCGAGGCTTTTGTCTGGGCGGCTCGTACGAGAGCCACCACAAGCGAGATGGACAGCTGATGCACAACGTGAAGGTCAATGTAAGTTACGACAGTTCGGGGCTCGATGTTTTGCACTGCAGCAAAGATGGAGGACTTTCTGGAAGTATTCCCCAAGAGACAATGGTGGCCGGTGACGGCTACTTCCACCAGTCCATGGCCAACGCAGAGCCTTACCATAGCTTTATAGGGGACCTAGATCAGCCGTCACAAGCACAGGCTGTAGAGCCCCAACATGGCCACTACCTCTATCCAGAATGCCTTGCAGACCAAAGCTACGAATGTCTGTccagaggggaggaagaggagtcgcTGATGGGAGCCCCCATCATCCACCGCCCCACCCAGAGGCTAAAGGATGAGCACTGCTCCCTCAAACCGTCTCTGGTGATGGGCTCCCCTTCTGTGGAGGGCCACActggagagaggaagcagaagaagagagaccAGAACAAAACTGCTGCTCACAG GTACAGGCTGCGTAAGAGGGCGGAGCTGGACtgtttggaggaggagctgcatgGCCTGGAGGGGCAGAACCGGGAGCTTCGTGACAAGGCGGAGTCGGTGGAGCGAGAAATCCAGTACGTCAAAGATTTACTGATCGAGGTCTACAAGGCTCGCAGTCAGCGGCTCAAACAGGACGGCAGTGCCTAG
- the LOC133952131 gene encoding ubiquitin-conjugating enzyme E2 L3-like → MTSHMRLAKELGDIRKSGLKHFRNIEVDESNILTWQGLIVPDCPPYDKGAFLIEIIFPTEYPFKPPNVTFKTKIYHPNIDEKGHVCLPIVSEMNWSPALKTIQVINDIMALLSDPQLEHPLRTDLAEEYTKDRGQFMKNAEEFTRIHSEKQPMD, encoded by the exons ATGACCAGTCACAT GAGACTAGCAAAGGAGCTCGGTGACATCAGGAAATCTGGACTGAAGCATTTCCGCAACATTGAGGTCGACGAATCAAATATCTTAACCTGGCAAGGGCTAATTGTTCCTGATTGTCCTCCATATGACAAAGGAGCATTTCTCATTGAGATCATCTTCCCTACTGAGTACCCCTTCAAGCCACCCAATGTCACTTTCAAGACAAAGATCTACCATCCCAATATTGACGAGAAGGGTCATGTCTGCCTGCCTATTGTCAGTGAGATGAACTGGAGTCCAGCATTAAAAACCATCCAAGTGATCAATGATATCATGGCTCTGTTGAGCGACCCCCAGCTCGAGCACCCGCTGAGGACAGACCTGGCAGAGGAATACACCAAAGACCGGGGTCAATTCATGAAGAATGCCGAGGAGTTCACGAGGATACACAGTGAAAAGCAACCCATGGACTAA